From Miscanthus floridulus cultivar M001 chromosome 15, ASM1932011v1, whole genome shotgun sequence, the proteins below share one genomic window:
- the LOC136509283 gene encoding WEB family protein At5g55860-like, which translates to MKANMGTKARPPSADAEKGEIGEIDTRAPFESVKAAVTLFGEVRFSSDKSAARKPKAPQAERVLAKETELHLAQKELNKYKEQLSNAETTRVQALSELEKAKKTVEELATKLDVINKSKQLAIQATEDAKTRTKQLEGGNTNEGLGTDGPLKQELESAREQYAVALADLDAAKQELRKLKKDFETSLDMRLSAAQQEEESLHTTEANKEKANQLRSEIAEIQESLMHVKAATVQAHEEEAQILAEKDVARTTYKQALEETQKKLSSLRNDFDPAAYDSLKEKLEQTNSEIASMQKKIEDARARDLESVAVVSTELDDAKEMLQKVAEEESSLQSLVESLKVELEAVKQEHNQLKEKDTETESIVGDLHVKLQKCKSELEAAVAAESKATSASDDLMLALQQLSSESKNALQEAEMMQKSAAELREEAEKARVELAEAEQKLQLALKEAEEAKAAEARALDQIKQLSDRASAARASTSESGANITISKEEFESLSRKVEESEKLSEMKVAAAMAQVEAIRASENEAIKKLEAARKEMEEMELATEEALKRAEMAEAAKKAVEGELKRWREKEQKKTAEAQPSAGAEELGSASPPVPQTSAGKASEKNDGHQRNSRTLLRRSFMLPNMTSMFHKKKSHPGSSSPSYLPGEKSV; encoded by the exons ATGAAGGCAAATATGGGCACAAAAGCTCGTCCACCATCTGCTGATGCAGAAAAAGGAGAGATTGGCGAAATAGATACAAGGGCTCCTTTTGAATCTGTTAAAGCTGCAGTGACTTTATTTGGTGAAGTCCGGTTTTCATCTGACAAATCAGCTGCAAGAAAGCCCAAGGCTCCTCAAGCAGAG AGGGTTTTAGCCAAGGAGACAGAGCTGCACTTGGCCCAGAAAGAGTTGAATAAATACAAGGAACAACTGAGTAATGCCGAGACAACGAGAGTACAGGCTCTCTCTGAGCTAGAGAAAGCTAAAAAAACTGTTGAGGAGCTAGCGACCAAGTTGGATGTGATTAACAAGTCGAAACAGTTGGCCATTCAGGCAACAGAGGATGCAAAGACTCGAACCAAGCAGCTTGAAGGTGGCAACACAAATGAAGGTCTAGGAACAGATGGTCCTCTGAAGCAGGAACTGGAAAGTGCAAGGGAGCAGTATGCTGTCGCTTTGGCAGACCTTGATGCAGCAAAACAGGAGCTTAGAAAGCTCAAGAAGGATTTTGAAACATCTTTGGATATGAGGTTGTCTGCTGCCCAGCAGGAAGAGGAATCACTGCATACAACTGAAGCTAACAAAGAAAAAGCTAACCAACTTCGTAGTGAGATCGCCGAAATTCAAGAATCGCTTATGCATGTTAAGGCAGCTACGGTGCAAGCACACGAAGAAGAGGCACAAATCCTTGCTGAGAAGGATGTTGCTAGGACCACGTATAAACAAGCTTTGGAAGAAACACAGAAGAAATTGTCGTCTTTGAGGAATGATTTTGACCCTGCTGCTTATGATAGTCTGAAAGAAAAACTAGAACAAACCAATTCTGAGATTGCATCTATGCAAAAAAAGATAGAAGATGCTCGGGCTCGGGATTTGGAGTCTGTTGCTGTTGTCAGCACAGAGTTGGATGATGCTAAGGAAATGTTGCAAAAAGTAGCAGAGGAGGAAAGTTCTCTTCAAAGTTTGGTGGAATCACTGAAAGTGGAATTGGAAGCTGTAAAACAGGAGCACAATCAGCTCAAAGAGAAGGATACAGAAACTGAATCCATTGTTGGAGATTTACATGTCAAGCTTCAGAAATGTAAATCTGAGCTGGAAGCTGCTGTGGCTGCTGAATCAAAAGCTACGTCAGCCTCTGATGACCTGATGCTGGCCCTTCAGCAACTGTCCTCAGAGTCAAAGAATGCCCTGCAAGAAGCTGAGATGATGCAGAAGAGTGCAGCAGAGCTAAGAGAGGAAGCCGAAAAAGCTCGGGTTGAACTAGCAGAAGCCGAACAAAAGTTGCAACTGGCTTTAAAGGAAGCAGAAGAGGCTAAAGCTGCTGAAGCAAGGGCCCTTGATCAGATCAAGCAACTCTCTGACAGAGCAAGTGCTGCTAGAGCCTCAACTTCAGAGTCTGGAGCAAATATCACAATTTCAAAAGAGGAGTTTGAATCTCTAAGCCGAAAGGTTGAGGAGTCAGAGAAGTTGAGTGAGATGAAAGTTGCTGCTGctatggctcaagtggaagccatCAGAGCCAGTGAGAACGAGGCAATCAAGAAACTAGAAGCTGCCCGCAAGGAAATGGAGGAAATGGAATTGGCAACAGAAGAGGCCCTAAAGAGGGCAGAGATGGCTGAGGCAGCCAAAAAGGCTGTAGAAGGTGAGCTTAAGAGATGGCGCGAGAAGGAGCAGAAGAAAACTGCAGAGGCTCAGCCTTCGGCAGGGGCAGAAGAACTTGGAAGTGCATCTCCCCCTGTACCTCAGACTTCTGCTGGGAAAGCTTCTGAGAAGAACGACGGGCATCAAAGGAACAGCAGAACGCTACTTAGGAGGAGCTTCATGCTGCCAAACATGACGAGCATGTTCCATAAGAAGAAAAGCCATCCTGGCAGCAGTTCTCCCTCGTACCTTCCTGGGGAAAAATCTGTGTAA
- the LOC136509284 gene encoding LOW QUALITY PROTEIN: probable solanesyl-diphosphate synthase 3, chloroplastic (The sequence of the model RefSeq protein was modified relative to this genomic sequence to represent the inferred CDS: inserted 4 bases in 2 codons) produces the protein MGGDKARADDRKPRPPTRPRSKARAPXSRLRHPRRVSPQAHKNCKTLGQRTLPPPPXPRSMSMAAPSSSLASSSHLSRRATATAMAASQSHSPPLPQQLRLGCFQRGARAQNVRLRHSWACRAASKRRTPGVCFVVSPSQPGLAAIDVPAATIPNATTVPDRTSVSSLLEVVSDDLLKLNNNLKSLVGAENPVLVSAAEQIFGAGGKRLRPALVFLVSRATAELAGLSELTTEHQRLAEIIEMIHTASLIHDDVIDDSGMRRGKETIHQLYGTRVAVLAGDFMFAQSSWFLANLENIEVIKLISQVIKDFASGEIKQASTLFDCDITLDDYLLKSYYKTASLIAASTRSAAIFSGVSTTICEQMYEYGRNLGLSFQVVDDILDFTQSAEQLGKPAGSDLAKGNLTAPVIFALQDEPELREIIDSEFSETDSLVAAIELVHRSGGIRRAHELAREKGDLAIQNLQCLPRSDFRSTLESMVKYNLERIE, from the exons ATGGGCGGCGATAAGGCGCGAGCGGACGATAGAAAGCCGCGGCCGCCAACTCGCCCACGTAGCAAGGCACGGGCCCC CTCCCGCCTTCGCCACCCGCGTCGCGTGTCACCGCAAGCTCACAAAAACTGCAAGACGCTGGGGCAGCGCacgctgccaccaccgcc cccgAGGAGCATGAGCATGGCGGCGCCGTCGTCCTCCCTCGCCTCTTCCTCCCACCTCTCCCGCCGCGCTAccgccaccgccatggccgcgTCCCAGTCGCACTCGCCTCCGCTGccgcagcagctccgcctcgGGTGCTTCCAGCGCGGCGCGCGCGCGCAGAACGTTCGGCTCCGGCACAGCTGGGCCTGCAGGGCGGCATCGAAGAGGCGCACGCCAGGTGTTTGCTTCGTGGTCTCACCAAGCCAGCCAG GTCTTGCTGCGATCGACGTACCGGCGGCGACCATTCCTAATGCGACTACCGTCCCCGACCGTACTTCGGTGTCCTCGCTTTTGGAGGTTGTTTCGGACGATTTGCTGAAACTAAACAACAATCTAAAATCG CTTGTTGGTGCAGAAAATCCTGTTCTGGTTTCTGCCGCTGAACAAATTTTTGGTGCCGGTGGAAAGAGATTAAGACCAGCATTAGTTTTTCTGGTGTCGAGAGCAACTGCTGAGTTAGCTGGTTTGTC GGAGCTAACTACAGAACACCAACGATTGGCAGAGATTATAGAGATGATTCACACCGCAAGTTTAATACATGATGATGTCATAGATGATAGTGGGATGCGAAGAG GAAAGGAAACTATTCATCAGCTATATGGTACACGGGTGGCTGTACTTGCTGGTGATTTTATGTTTGCACAATCTTCTTGGTTTCTTGCAAACCTAGAAAACATTGAAGTTATAAAGCTGATCAGTCAG GTCATCAAGGACTTCGCAAGTGGTGAGataaaacaagcatccactcttTTTGACTGTGACATCACTCTTGATGATTACCTTCTCAAGAGCTACTACAAAACTGCATCTCTGATCGCAGCAAGCACAAGGTCAGCCGCCATATTCAGTGGCGTCAGCACCACTATTTGTGAACAAATGTATGAATATGGTAGGAATCTTGGGCTGTCCTTCCAGGTAGTTGATGACATCCTGGACTTTACCCAATCAGCTGAACAACTTGGCAAACCAGCAGGAAGTGACTTGGCGAAGGGAAACCTGACGGCTCCAGTCATCTTTGCTTTGCAAGATGAACCAGAGCTAAGAGAGATCATCGATTCCGAGTTCAGTGAGACTGATTCGTTAGTTGCTGCGATAGAGCTTGTTCACAGGAGCGGTGGAATAAGGAGGGCACATGAGCTTGCGAGAGAGAAGGGTGACTTGGCTATCCAAAACCTGCAGTGCCTTCCGAGAAGTGATTTCAGAAGTACCCTTGAGAGTATGGTAAAATATAACCTTGAAAGGATTGAATAG